A stretch of Komagataella phaffii GS115 chromosome 2, complete sequence DNA encodes these proteins:
- a CDS encoding Low-affinity Fe(II) transporter of the plasma membrane, producing MGFWRNWIGYPGQRHTVLHTAKTVDPQDFDAVGEKEPNIDIEIRRQDEVGFNGCKETKMDKGLDFLVWVVGTQFTFWTMWAILIAWAVIGIVFDAPNTWQVVMQDAQSIQTYIWDTLLMRQQLMQSFEQNLIWAEFSSRVATYRRLLSSPDYVDSEKIESAEKLESGETKEQKYLSNIDYAESSAVDLPVEGWFDKMSSFLNEAIGSLPAVIIYWAGIFVWIGCGALESSTGNSPPFTGVTTGSNPERGTFTNTWQMYINTATAVVLLITSVFLQNVRERHDQYVKKTLDEIMHLDYSIEARIRAVKKDMEPNLEMALVPEKRTIAIHAIDWYADMIGTGIGVIIAIFVIVVWLLIGHPMNWSDNWWLIIGTYTGLIGFIDGFVLRNVYMRMVNQDESTYARCKEEDKVLFGELGLVFPEEPEVPPATLSYKISVWVNDVCSTTWAVGVSLLIVLGLIICASALRWSEMGQLLCNTPTMIIEGFFLIILMQAHNWADEDVRKEVHSLFVRRKILFQYVDQL from the coding sequence ATGGGCTTCTGGAGAAATTGGATTGGTTATCCAGGCCAGCGTCACACTGTGTTACACACTGCTAAAACCGTGGACCCTCAAGACTTTGACGCAGTTGGAGAAAAAGAGCCAAACATTGACATCGAAATTAGAAGACAAGATGAAGTTGGTTTCAATGGATGTAAAGAGACTAAAATGGATAAAGGACTGGACTTTTTAGTGTGGGTGGTTGGAACACAGTTTACGTTTTGGACCATGTGGGCCATTCTGATTGCTTGGGCAGTTATCGGTATTGTGTTTGACGCACCGAATACCTGGCAAGTTGTTATGCAGGATGCTCAATCGATTCAGACTTATATTTGGGATACTCTCTTGATGAGACAACAGTTGATGCAGtcttttgaacagaatCTGATTTGGGCGGAGTTTAGCTCTAGAGTTGCTACCTATAGAAGATTACTTAGTTCACCGGACTACGTCGATTCTGAAAAGATAGAATCTGCTGAAAAGCTAGAATCGGGAGAAACGAAGGAACAAAAATACCTTTCAAACATTGACTACGCTGAATCTTCAGCTGTCGACCTTCCTGTGGAAGGTTGGTTTGACAAAATGtcctctttcttgaacGAGGCAATTGGTTCGTTACCTGCAGTCATTATTTACTGGGCAGGTATCTTTGTTTGGATCGGTTGCGGTGCGCTTGAATCTAGCACTGGAAACAGCCCTCCATTCACCGGTGTAACTACTGGCTCTAATCCTGAGAGAGGCACTTTCACTAACACGTGGCAGATGTACATTAACACTGCGACAGCAGTGGTACTCTTGATTACATCTGTCTTTTTGCAGAATGTCAGAGAGAGACATGATCAATATGTAAAAAAGACGCTCGATGAGATAATGCATTTAGATTACTCTATTGAAGCTAGAATACGTGCTGTCAAGAAGGATATGGAGCCCAACCTTGAAATGGCCTTGGTGCCAGAGAAAAGAACTATAGCGATTCATGCTATCGATTGGTATGCTGATATGATTGGTACCGGTATTGGTGTTATTATTGCAATTTTTGTTATCGTTGTTTGGTTGTTGATTGGTCATCCAATGAACTGGAGTGATAACTGGTGGCTTATTATTGGAACTTACACTGGTCTAATTGGATTTATTGATGGTTTTGTCCTTCGTAACGTATATATGCGAATGGTGAATCAGGATGAGAGTACCTATGCTAGAtgcaaagaagaagacaaagtCCTATTTGGTGAGCTTGGGCTGGTGTTCCCTGAGGAACCTGAAGTTCCTCCCGCTACTCTTTCGTACAAGATTTCTGTTTGGGTCAACGATGTCTGTTCTACGACATGGGCTGTTGGAGTGTCTCTCCTTATTGTTCTCGGACTTATAATTTGTGCAAGTGCGTTGAGATGGAGTGAGATGGGACAGTTACTCTGTAATACTCCTACTATGATTATTGAAGGATTCTTCCTGATTATTTTAATGCAAGCTCACAACTGGGCAGATGAAGACGTCAGAAAAGAGGTACACTCCTTGTTTGTGAGAAGGAAAATCCTATTTCAGTATGTAGATCAGCTTTAG